GTTTCTCAGAAGGCCAGCAGGAAAATGTGATGGTGTGCCAATTGTTGGGGGCGAGGCTGGCTCAGTGGACCAAACTGTCCCTGCACAACTCCTTCCCCTTGGGCGTCTAGTCCGAGTGTTTGTGGAGCTGACGTTATTTCCTCAGAATCTTGACAAAGACGCAGACTCTCAATTAATGAGTGGATTTAGGGGTGGGCTTGTAGCAGCACAGGTGGTGGGATCCATTTTCCCCTCAGTGTCACGCTCGGTGCCACCTCTGCTCGGCAGCTTCCTGAGCAGGGCCACCCAGCAGCTGTCCCCCCTGCTCGGGGCAGGGTTCCGCTGGGGATGTCTGTCTATAAGTCACGTCTCCCTAGAGCTCTGTACCTTGGCTGTAGTTGCTCCCACTGTGCAGACGAAGAAAAGGAGACCTACAGAAACCACATGACGTCTAAAGGCGTGGCGTCACACCTCGGTAGGTGCTTTGAACTCAGACCTAGGTTTTCTCTGGCTTCAGGCTGTGCCCATCACGGCAGTGCCACACGTGAACTCCTCACTTTCCTGGCACCCACCTTCTACTCACAGACGGACATGATAATAATAGAATTATGGTACGATCACTCATTTATATCTTTgtccaatatttttatttgggggCCTCAAAGATACATTTCATGTGTATCTTTGTAACTGTCCTACATCTTCTGTCCCAAACATTTACTGGTGACTCATTGGGTGTGGGAGGGTTTGGGCAACTCGCTGAGGACACAAAGAAGGAACTTGTTTGGGGGCCATGGTCGGGAGGTGATGGGACACAAAAGGGGAAATTTCCCTGATATTGCTCaggaagtattttaaaagatgaaaatgatagTCATACACGTGACTGCCAAGTTTCTGAGAAACAACCAAAGAGTGGGGCGCCTGGGAGATGGTCAGGCCATGTTACGTAAAGTGGGTGTCTTCTCAAAATGCAATTCACCACGTACTTGATGATCTCTTAGCAATTATAAGACTTGCTGCTTCATCCATATTTATCAAAGTTGCAGGTTTGCTGGTgataaaatgaacagataaattGTACGCACGTGCGCCCGTGCGCATGTGTGCTAATCCTAGGACGGAGAGCCCTTCTCGTCTTGACGGAAAGCAACCCAGATCCCTCTCCAAAGTCAGCATCCCTTCGCTGGGCCTAACGTCCTGCTTTTCTTACAAGGCCAGATTCATTTTCCCCTACATCCCAAAAGCGGTGCAGAAAAGACACTATTTCCCCGGGAGGGCAAATGGTGCCACCTAGTGGCTAAGAGTGCAAACACAGAAGCTGGAAAATGCACTTCCGCCTAAGGAATGCAGGTGTTTTCATTCGCCCAGTAGTAGATATTTACTGAGCCAGGCTCCGAGCGTGCCCAGTAACAATCAGACGTGTCATCTGCTCCCATCCTTGAAGGAGCTTAGTCATTTTAGGGATCTGAGGAAGGAAGCTCGCTTCCAACAGAAAACCAATAAAGCCGAGGGAAcgggtatttaaaaaaaaatgggtatttttcgggtattaaaaaaaaaaatgtccaggaCATGACCCCTTAATAGTTTTTTGTCCTATTTCCAGAATGTAAATATCTATAATTTCTAACAGTGAATAACTTTAATAATActggttaaaagaaaataaaagctacataGAAAGAAGCGTATAAAGCGTATCTGTCTCATGCAAGCCCCCAGGAACAACCACTGCTAAGAGTTTGATAAATATCCCGCAGTAGCTTTCATTTTAACAAACAGGAAGCTCACACAAGCGTTGGTGTGCAGGGTTTTGATTGGGGGCCAGTCACAGAGCCATGCCTGACCTGCGACAACTCGGCCTGCAGCCTCCAGAGGCCTGAGGGATCAGCACCGCCCAGGTCTCTTATCAGGCAGCAGATGGGGCGGCAGTCTCCCAGGCCCCGGTGCAGCCACAGGCCGGTCCTCCTGAAAACAGCCTTCTCTGGGACGTGCAGAGGGGCCAACCAGGGCCTGCTGGGCTGACCTCGGCTGCACAGAAGCCTTTTATACGTGTGGCCTGGGCACTGACCAGGCGGACAGGGCCTTGGCTAGGTGTTCCCACCGGGCCGCTTTCTCGTGTATGTTCCACGCTTTTCAGGCAGATTTTCTTCAAACTAACTATGCTTCTCAAATCTCTGTCTTCACCCTCAGCATGTAGACTGGACTCTTCACCCAGAAGACAGAAACCATCAGAAGAGAGAGCCTTTAGCTTCCTGCCGCCTCGCACCCCaccctttctccccctttcctctggTTAGGGCAGAAAAGGCTAATCCTCCGGTTCATTCAAGGCCTCCTTTCTCCCGTGTCTGTAACTTCTCCCCCTCTGCTGGTACTTCCCTgtatcaaaaagagaaagaagggacacAACCTGTCCCTCAGCTCCACGTTTCCCTCTGGCTACAGCCCGATCTTTCTTGCAAAGACATTAATATCTTCAAAACATATAGAACAGTGCATGTGAACAAGAAAAGGGTTCACGTACCAATAAAAAACCgggcaaaagggaaaggaaaggagcaaTAGTCCCAGGAGAAGAACTGCAAAGGGCTCCCTAagcattgcaagaaatgtttCACTTCAAACGCATCAAGCGCATCAAGTTAGGCGACTGGTTCCGTTGGTGGGACCATCGTTTGGAATTTGAGTTCAGCTGCTCCTGCGGGAAGTCCAGAAAGTCTCAACACTAAAAGCCCGAGAAACTGCGTTTGGGGCGCGGGCGGGACGCGGGGGCACAGGCAGCTgagcgcggcggcggcggcaacATCACTTTCCCGAAAGTCCGCATTCCGCGGTCGGCCGGGTCCTCCGGGGGCGCTGCTGCGCGTCCCGGGGAGGGCGCTCTAGCCGACCCACTCGATGGCAGGCGCGGCCGCCAGCCCGTGGGCGCCGCCATGTTGGAAGGTGGGGGAAGCGAGCGCCCGGCACGCCGCCGGGGATGCTGCAGGTGCGGCCCGGGCTGTACCTGGGCGGAGCCGCGGCCGTCGCGGAGCCGGGCCGCCTGCAGGGGGCGGGCATCACGGCCGTGCTGACGGTGGACTCGGAGGAGCCCAACCTCCAGCTCGAGGGCCTGCGGAGACTCTTCGTGCCCGTGCTGGACAAGCCCGAGACCGACCTGCTGAGCCACCTGGACCGGTGCGTGGCCTTCGTGGACCAGGCCCGCGCCGAGGGCCGCGCGGTGCTGGTGCACTGGTGAGTGGCCTTCCGCCGGGACCCGGCCGGCCGGCTGCGGGAGGTGGGGGTCCGGCGGGCGGGCTTGTTTTGTGatatttggggggagggggtacgCGGAGGGGGTTGTTAGGTAAATGACGGGGTCCGGGCCCCCGGAGGAGCTGAAAGCCCTGCGCGAACCCCGAGGATTGCAGGGCCGACCCGGATGCGAGGCGCGCGCCGAGGGGTCCGACCTCGGGCAGGTGGTTTTCGGCGCTGCCGTCGGGGGCGGGGTGCGCGGAGAAAggggggaagcagggagggaaaCAGGGCCAGCACGCGCGGGTCCCCAAGCACGCCCCCGGGGGAAGGCCCGGCATGTTGTAGCCATGGCGCAAACCTGAGCAGTCTTGGTGGGTATTTGGGAATTCCCAAGAAGTGCCCTTTGGCTGGATTGTGGTGTCATAACAGCTTACATTTATCGTCGGCACTTTCACTATGTGCCAGCACTTGTTCTACATGTTTACGTCGAGGACAGAGGTAGTGAGAAAGTGGAAGGAGCTCTAGGACCAGGTCTTAATGCCACGAGCAAAGGAATTTGGATTGGTTCCGAAGCCgtcataaaattcttaaaaaaatagcataattGTATTTGAATAGCTCATACTTTCACATGGTTCGGAATTCAAaaggaataaggaaataaagagataCTTCTTTTGTACCGTGTGGTATTTCAGAGGCAAAGGGTTTGAGTGGAAGCAGCAGACAGGTGGACCTGAACCTTACCATTCACAGGGactgggtttttgttttaattgttgctatttgctattttattttaaaggtttctttttcAGTCACGCAGGAGTCAGTCGAAGTGTGGCTGTAATGACAGCTTTTATCATGAAGACGGACCAACTTACCTTTGAAAAAGCCTATGAAAACCTCCAGACTGTAAAACCAGAGGCTAAGTGAGTTCTTTGTTGGAATAATAATTCTGCTTTTATGGTGtgactttatttacagaaaaccTAACTTTGTATTTGTCTTTACAGGATGAATGAGGGGTTTGAGTGGCAACTGAAATTATACCAGGCCATGGGGTATGAAGTAGATACCTCTAGTGCAGTTTATAAGCAGTATCGTTTACAAAAGCTTACGGAGAAGTATCCAGGTAAATAATAATTGCTAGGAGGTCTTTGGGCCTTTTCCAGGTGCTGTTTATACTCTGACATTAAACACTTCAGGTGCATTATCTCGCTTTCCCTTGAGACAAGTACTGttatttccttttgaaactgGTTTAGCAAGAAGTAgcttgttcaaagtcacagagattgtgaagggtgggctaggatttgaactcaggccgTCTGTGCCCAGAACCCAAGGGCTCCCTCACCATGCTGTCCAGCCTCATCCTGATTTCTCAGCACTagagacttttttgtttttaatttctgaggTTAGCATTTGGTGCCTCAATTTGACATTAACTGGATTTTGTCTGAAAATGCAGAGTTGATTCCAACTAATGGATACATTTTAATTGTCATGTAGAACTGCAGAACTTACCTCAAGAGCTTTTGGCTGTTGACCCAACCACCATTTCACAAGGATTGAAAGATGAAGTTCTCTACAAATGTAGAAAATGCAggtaaaatattttgtatcttcTGGAAATTTAATCTTGTCTCAGTAGCTGAAAAGCACTGAAAGTTTCAATTTCTTAAATCTCTGTAGGAAGAATTtgtttaattgaaaaatacagaCATTTCAAATTCAAATCTGCTTTCAACAAGAATGTGAATTCTTAGAAGTAAAAGCAATCAGGTTACTTGTAGAGGTGATGGAAAATTACAGTAGCAGAATCaatgttatattattttgttctctaaGAAGTACTGCACGTTTTAtcgattttttatttttttttttttggaagtcattcatgtttttgtttgtttgggggttGCAGGCGGTCTCTATTTCGAAGTTCTAGCATTTTGGATCACAGTGAGGGAAGTGGTCCTGCAGCCTTTGCCCACAAGAGGATGGCAGCGCCCCTCATGCCGGTCACAGGGAGCCAGGCCCAGTGTACGTCCTATTTCATTGAACCTGTACAGTGGATGGGATCTGCCCTGTTGGGGGTGATGGATGGCCAGGTGAGGGCACATTCTGTTCTCCACAGTTTCATTAAATCGTCTCTCGTCTGTTCCTTCTCGcattttaaaccatattttaGCTAGTGTTTCCTCCACCTTAACTACTTCCTTTCTGAAGAGTCTGTCTTTCTAGTGTAGACAAGAATCCatcaaaaattattaaacaaaaaccCGTTGATGTAAATAGTAAACCACTTTTGGTTGAGAGCTGTTGGTCTAAGTTAATTCTTTTTAGTGCTATAAATACATCggaagaaaacacatttgttaagcatttttggatttatctgtttttactggagtaggtttgtttgtttgtttttacataggCAGGAATCAGTTAATAGCAGTTAATAATAGAATATGAGAGTCCTAACATGTTTTCTTACCCTTTAGCCACGATGGATTTTAGTTTGAAATCTTACATTGCAGACTGATTTAAAAGCCAAGCATGTATGCGCGTCCGTGAAACCTTCTGTTTCGTGTCTCAGGCTTCACTTTTCTCCTCTCATGCTGGAATTAGTGTTCCTCCTCTAACCTTCCAGGGTACAGCATGTCTCGCTCACATTACTGCATTCCACCATCTGGTATAGTAAATCGCCATTCCGTTTTTATCTCACCGATTAGCTAGCTCATAAACTTATTGAGGGTATGAGCCCCGCCCTGCTTTTATATCCTGTATTGCCAAAGAAAATTGTTTGGTacaaaagtgaatgaatgaagtaacACATTTGCTTTGTTTCAGCTTCTTTGCCCCAAATGCAGTGCCAAACTGGGTTCTTTCAATTGGTATGGTGAGCAGTGCTCCTGTGGTAGGTGGATTACACCTGCTTTTCAAATCCATAAGAACAGAGTGGATGAGATGAAAACGCTGCCGCTTTGGGatcacaaacaagaaaaataggaACTTGTGACCTttgacagctcagaaagaaacttgCGGGTGATACCTTAGCTTCTTGTCATTCATGGTAGAGCGTCTGGTTGTTAGGCCATCAGCATTTCATTTGCAATGTGGGAAGATGCGATCACTTGATATGACTGGGAAACTGTTTAGGTGGAATACTCAATATGGAAATCAAAACTTTGTAATCatgaaattatactttatttGATATAAATCTTCTATGACTCAGAtactttgtttcatattttaaagaattctgaTTTTTGGAATGTTAGTTATGTGATCTTGAGGTCTGGATGGACAAAAGTCTGTACAAAAATTGGAAACTATCATGTTTAAATAGGTATTCTTTTAGTTTTAGAAATGTGAAGTAgacttgtttgaatatattttgatgtttgtttctctttctcgCTTCTAAGAAACATTAATCTGCGTGTATTTGGATCTTGGAAATGTGGAAGGAAAAACCATTAGGAAAACACTGACTAAAATTTGGTTTTCCTATTACTATTCAGGAATCCCAGTTAcctaaatttttagaaaagagtATTTAAGGTACCTTTTAAAGTAATCCACTTGAAGTAATGTATTAATGTGAAGTTGTTTCCaatggtaaagaaaataaatgtggagTAATTACACGCAACTGCCTTTTAAGCCTGCTATACTAGAGTGCTGGAAAAGGTAAGATGTCCAGATTAGCTTTTTTAACACCATCTCTGGAAACTGGAATGTATTTTACTCGATACCAATGGTTAGAATTGGACCTAATTAGATACCTGAACACTTACATGAAACCAGCATTGggcaataaagagaaatattttaagacataTTGCATATTTACACATGTATCTATTGTATATAGACACCAAAAtggacattattttaaatgcaaaaaaagtgTGAAAATGATCCTCTTAAAAAAATGCCTCGTTTAATTcgtttaatttttgaaatgtgtGGGAGTGTTACAGATGATTCGTGAGACAGATTCTCAACACACGGCCTGAAGCCTTTGGCAACTGTCATGattttttatgagaaaaactttctccatttcttagcTGTCACAGTATCTGTTCACCTTTTTGCTTCATTATACTTTATctagaaagctttttaaaatacttgggTTGAGCCATGTGAAATTGCTGCCTTTGTAGGTAAAATGCGGCTGAGTTACAGCAGTTCATGTGGCTCACATTAATACGTAACATCACATACTAGCATCTAGCAGAGAAAATTACTTAGCTTTTATTTGAATTTACATTTGTCAATTCGGTAAatgcttactgagcacctattgtgtgcaTAGTTCTAGGTGATACTGTGAACAAACTAGATAAAACCCTTCTTGTAATTCATATTCGACTtaggagaaatagacaaaataatacatgttttgaAAGATAGTTGGTATGTGCCAGTGAAGAATGATTTGGGGGAAACTTGTCTttatgtaaattttgaaattttatgaaacGTCCACCAAAcaaaattttcagatttaaagTCCTTtactgtttcattaaaaaaaaaaataaaataaatgtgtaaaacaaaactataatacaatgaaaaaaatatcttaatgaCCTCAGGAGCCAGAAGGATTTCTTTGGCGAGATACAAATAGCAGAGATCACCAATAAAAGATTGATATATTTGACttcattgaaatgaaaacttagaggacaaacccccaccccaaagacaAGTGTCAACCTAGGAGAAGGTATATGCAACATATGTACGAGTTAAATGAGCAGCAAGCTATCTATAGACGTACACATcgctgagaaagaaaataccatagTGAATTTGATAAGACAAGAATGGGCGGTTCGCAGAAGAGGAAATAAGGTAcagtaaacatgaaaagatgcatCACGTCTTTGTCAGGAAAAGGTAAATTATAGTCCCGCCCTTCAGTGCAAAAAATGCAGACGCCTGATCATATctagtgttggtgagaatgtggagccGAGGGAACTCATCACTGCCAGAAAGGGTGCAAAGGGACATAATTTGGCAAATAGTAACTCTCCTACCCTGAGCCAGCATATGTCTCCCAGACACTTGCATGTGTGCACAAGGAGACTCATACAAGGACGTGCTTTATGTAACAGTAAGAActgaaacaattcaaatgtccatgaGTAGGGAgggaagtgaaaagagaaattgtGATATATAGGTATATTCAAGGAAATACCCTATGACAGTTCAAACACGGATGGGTcatcaaaaaatgagaaaagtggagGACAGAATATAcctttatgtaaatttaaaaaaacctcaaaCAGCACTAAATGTATGCATCTGTAAACATGGTAAAAGTAAAAATGGACTTGAATGATTCCTATAGTGTTCATAATAGTTGCTTCTGTGGAGGGAGGGAAATGAAGTAGAGTGGAGGAAAAGCAGAGTTCAATTTTATCTGTAATGTTTAATTTCTTACGAAAAATCTGAAGCgaaaatgcaaaatgttaatGC
This DNA window, taken from Rhinolophus ferrumequinum isolate MPI-CBG mRhiFer1 chromosome 22, mRhiFer1_v1.p, whole genome shotgun sequence, encodes the following:
- the DUSP12 gene encoding LOW QUALITY PROTEIN: dual specificity protein phosphatase 12 (The sequence of the model RefSeq protein was modified relative to this genomic sequence to represent the inferred CDS: inserted 1 base in 1 codon), giving the protein MLQVRPGLYLGGAAAVAEPGRLQGAGITAVLTVDSEEPNLQLEGLRRLFVPVLDKPETDLLSHLDRCVAFVDQARAEGRAVLVHCHAGVSRSVAVMTAFIMKTDQLTFEKAYENLQTVKPEAKMNEGFEWQLKLYQAMGYEVDTSSAVYKQYRLQKLTEKYPELQNLPQELLAVDPTTISQGLKDEVLYKCRKCRRSLFRSSSILDHSEGSGPAAFAHKRMAAPLMPVTGSQAQCTSYFIEPVQWMGSALLGVMDGQLLCPKCSAKLGSFNWYGEQCSCGRWITPAFQIHKNRVDEMKTLPXLGSQTRKIGTCDL